TTTGATTTGTTAATGTATTAGTGATACTTGTACCAACGTTTGCGTTGAAGGTGAAATCAGAACCAATTTTTGTATTGATTGTAGCTATTAAATCAGCATAACGTTGTGTACTTAATGAATTCTCATTTATATATCTACCATTTGCATTAGAAAGAGTTCCTTGAGTTGTAGCAAATATTCTTTTATCAAAAATACTAGTTATTCTGTTATAACTATATCTTGAAGCAATAGTTAACCAATTATTAGCTTTGTATGATAAAGATAAAGCTCCGTTAAAAAAATCATTTTTATCTTCAGATTTATTTCTGTTAATTGCCCAATAAGGATTTTGCATAATATCTCTATTAGTCATCCAGTTTTGTGCCATTAAGTTTCTTGTTGGATCAAAAACTTCGTAATTATCTTTGTAATAATTGAAATCATTTCCTCTTGGCATTAAATAAACACTTGTTAATGGGTTGAAATAAAAACCATTAACCGGCTTATTAGCAATAGTTTGACTTGTGTAATTTGCATTAGCTCCAAAAGTCAATTTGTTATTTAAAAATTTAGCCGTTTGACGAATTCCAAAATTATTTTTCTTTAAACTATTTCCTGGTGTAATACCAGTTGCTGATGTATTAGCATATGAAAAGCCTGTTGAAGAATTTTCAGAACCAATTGAATATCCTACTGAAGTAATTTGCGTTGTTCCTGTATTGAAGAAATCTTTTACGTGATCATGAGAACTTTGTTTGGCTCCCCAAGATTCATCTGCTCCTTTTGCAGCAATGTAATCTGTTTGGAATTTAGGAAGATAAGCCGCAGTTTCAAAAGTAGTTACAGAAGATGCAGTGATATTTGCTTTTCCTTCTTTAGATTTTTTAGAAGAAAGTAAAATTACACCATTTGCTCCTTGAGAACCATATAGTACAGAAGCAGCAGCACCTTTAAGAACTGTCATTCCTTCGTAATCATCAGGATTCACTAAAGAAATAACATCTCCTCCATCACGGTTACCTCCAGCTAAACTACCAAATGTATCATTAGGTTGTCCTGAACCTGAATTTAACATCGGGATACCATCAATAACATATAAAGGTTGGCTATTTGAAACAGAAGAGTTACCACGAATTAATACTTTTGTAGAACCTCCAGTACCTCCCGCACTTTTTGTTACGGCAACACCGGCAATTTTACCAGCAATTGTATTAATAACGTTGGCATCTTTTACACGAGTTAGCTCTTCACCTTTTAATTCCTGAGCTGCATAAGTTAAAGATTTTCTCGTTTTCTTTATACCTAATGATGTTACAACAACTTCGCTAAGCGCATTAGATGCTGCTTGTTGCATTTTTACATTAATTGTAGCAGCATCACCTACAACTATACTTTGTGTTTCAAGACCAACATAGCTAAAAACTAAAGTTTGTCCTTTTTGCACTTCAATTGTGTACAAACCGTCAAAATCGGTAGTAGTACCTTTTTGACCTCCTTGTACAGCAACAGATGCCCCAGGTAACGGCATCCCATCAGAATCTGTAATCACACCTTTAACATTCTTTACTTGTGCAAGCGAAACTTGCGCCGTAAAAACAATCATAAAGATTAAGAAAATTTTTTTCATGTTTATTTATTTTGTTAGTTATGATGTAAATTTATTCTTAAGGGATTGTTAAAAAAAATAATTTATACGAACGACTATAAATTTTAAACCAACGACACAAAACAATCAATAATATGTTTTACGAAAACGTTGTACCATATAAAAAACACATTAATTATCTTTTTTTTCAAAATAATATTCAAAAGAATTGCGATTAAGCAACTAATTGTTTAAAGTTGCATTTTATTTATGGCCCGAAACCAGACAAACCAATAACCTGCACAATAAGTTGAGCGAAATTCGAAAGTTAAAATTTGACATTAAACTTCAAAATCACATTTGGTTCTGGGGTGTATACTTTATACTCAATTTTTTGAGATGGGGCGCTTATTTTAATGATTACCGTTATGCATTCAAATCGAACCTAATTGAATTTTCATTAGTTATTCCCCTGGTCTATTTTAACTTGTTTGTATTAGTTCCCAAATATGTACTCAAACAGCAATACATAAAATACACTGTTTATCTACTCGCAAGTCTCTTTGTACTCTATTTATTAAAAACAGCCCTTACCTATTATATAATATCTGAGAATATCTGGCCGGAAGCAAATCGGGAATATCATCCGTTTGAAATCAATCATATTGTAGCTGTTTGCATTGGTGAATTGTATGTTCTAGCAATGGCATCTTCTGTTTACCTTACTTTGACCTGGTTACGAGAACGAGAAAGAAACAGATCATTAAGAGAGAATCAATTTAAAATCAAATTAAAATATCTTGAAAATCAAATTCAGCCACATTTTTTCTTCAACACATTAAATAATCTTTATGCATTATCATTAGAATCTTCAGACAAGGTTCCTGATGTAATTATAAAACTGTCAAATTTGATGGAATATGTTTTATATGATGTAAAAGGGACAAGATTTGTTCCTTTAATAAAAGAGATTGATTATATTCAAAATTATATCGAAATTGAGAAACTACGCTTTGAGAATGTAGAAGTTACGATAAACTTAGAATCTAATATTGATGATATTGTTGTTCCTCCGCTAATTTTCATTTCTTTGGTCGAGAATGCCTTTAAGCATGGGAGCTTAAACAACCCTAACTTAAAAATAAAGATAAACTGTAAAGTTATTGACAATAAAATGTTAGATTTTGAAATCTTAAATAATTTTGTAATTTCACAAAATCTTAATTTAAAAGGAGGAATTGGACTAGTCAATACCAAAAAACGATTAAAATTAATTTATAAGAACAATTTCAGTTTAAAACATAACACTAAATTCAATTACTATATAATCCGTTTGCAAATACCTATTAATGATGAAGATTAAATGCGTGTTGATTGATGATGAGCCATTAGCCATCAAAGTCCTGCAGAATTACTTTGCCAATTTTACAGATTTTGAAGTAATTGGTACATTTAATAATTCTCTGGAAGCGCTCGATTTTATAAACAGCACTTCTGTCGATGCTGTTTTTCTAGACATTAATATGCCCATGATGACAGGATTTGAATTGATTAGTTTAATCGAAAGCAAAACCAAAGTCATTATTACAACTGCATTTAGAGAATTTGCTGCCGAAAGTTATGATCTTGATGTTTTAGATTATTTGGTAAAACCAATCCCGTTACCACGATTTATAAAATGTATTAATAAAATCACAACCGAATTCAATTTAAAAAACAATATTAAAGTAGAAACCACCAAAGGAGATTCTCATATTTTTATTAAAGTCGATAAAAAAATGATGAAAATTAATATTGAAGAAATTTTATTTGTCGAAGGAATGAAGGAATATATAAAAGTTGTAACTCCTGATAAAACCTACATTACACACAAATCTTTAACCTCATTATCGGAAGAATTACCAGCTGACCGCTTCTTACGAATTCACAAATCATACGTAATTGCATTAAATAAAGTAAAATCCATAGAAGGAAATCGAATCCAGATTCAGTCTTATACCATTCCTATTGGCAGAAATTACAGCAAAGAGGTAAAAAACAAAATTCTCGAATAAATATTAACATTTATAACTCTATAAAAACTAACACTTTGTTGAATAAATATGGTTGTTGGTTTAAATTTAACATTATTTTTTATTAATAATTTTTTTTTGATATACTTAACAAATATATTTACGGTCTTCAAAAAACATATTAAGTAAAAAATTAACCTTTAAATTATGAGTTCAGAAAATGTTCAAACCAAATGGGGACAGTTTATCTCTTTGATAATTGTTTTCTTCTTTTGGGGTTTTGTTGGTTCGGCCAATGATATCCTAATTCCAGTATTCAAAAAAGTATTTACTCTATCTCAAGTCCAGTCTCAATTAGTAGCTTGGGCATTTTATGTTTCTTACTTTGTAGGATCAATAATTTTCTTTCTGGTATCCTTAAAAATGGATATTTTACAAAGATTCGGATATAAAAAAACACTTTCTGCTGGATTAGTTCTGTCAGCTTTTGGATCATTTTTATTTGTTCCTGCGGCAACAATGGAAAGCTTTCCATTCTTCTTAACCGCATTATTTACAGTAGGATTAGGTTTTTCAATTCAACAAATTGTAGCAAACCCTTTAGCTATTAAAATGGGAAGCCCACAAACCGGAGCGCACCGTTTAACTTTAGCAGGAGGTATAAACTCTTTCGGAACAACAATTGGAGCTATTTTATTAGGTATTGCATTGTTTGGAATGGGAGATGACAAAAAAACTTCACTTTCATTAGAAGATATTAAACTGCCTTTTATTATTCTTGGACTTGCTTTTATTATCGTTGCCATTTTTATGAACTTCTCTAAAATCGAAGATCCGGTAAAAGAAGAAGAAGCTATAATTAAACACCCACATCAAAAATTCAATATTCTTGACTATCCACAACTATACTTAGGTATGTTAGGAATCTTTATCTACGTTGGAACTGAGGTAACTATCATTAGTAATCTTCCTGCTTTATTAAAAACAAGTGAATTCGGAAGTGTTTTAGAAGATTCAATCGCTCCATTTATTTCTCTTTATTGGGGAAGTTTAATGATTGGTCGTTGGAATGGTGGAGTAAACGTTTTCAATACTTCAAACCTAGTAAATAGACTGTTAAAATTTATTGTTCCTGCTATTGCATTTGGAGTAATTATTGGAGCTAACAAATTTGCTGCACACGACGTTTCTTCATTCTATATCTACCCAATCTGGATCTTGTTATTTATAGCAGTAAGTTTTGTAGGTGGAAAAAATGCCGGAAAAACTTTAATGCTTTTTGGAGCATCAGGCTTAATAATGATGTTAGCCGGATTAGTTTGTCCAGATCCTCAAATTGCTAAATTCTTCTTTATCTCCGGAGGTTTATTCCTATCTATCATGTGGCCTTCTATCTTCGATTTAGCGATTGCAGGTTTAGGAAAAAACACAGGAAAAGCTTCATCTTTCTTAATTATGATGATTCTTGGAGGTGGAGTTATTCCTTTAGTTCAAGGAAGTATTTGTGATATTGACCTTACTAGTCCTAACGGAATATTTGGTATCACATGGACACATTTCTCTTATATCGTACCACTTATTGGTTTTGCATATTTAGGATTCTATGGTTTCTATTGCCCTAAAATCTTAAAACGACAAGGAATTAGCCATGTTGAAGGTAGCGGTGGAGGTCACTAAACCTTTATAAAAAAATCAAATTTTAAATTCCAAATTCCAATTTTATCAATGATTGGAATTTGGAATTTTTTTATTGTTTTTTTTTAAAATTTTTATTTAGCAGTTATAACTGCGTTTAAATTTTCTTTAAAAGTAGCTCTGTTTTTTTCTGATAATGTGTACACAACATCTTTATCAGCATGAACAATAACTTTATCAATATTAGCCGCTAAAAGTGCTTTTGGGTCTTTAATTTTCAATGTACAGGCGCCGTCAAAAAAACCATCATCTTCAATTATCTTTTTGGCTTCTAGGACCGTTCCATCACTTAATACAGCCGAAATAGTCATCGAATTATTTAGCGTTTTCGTGTAAAAACCGTCCATTACTAATAATAAACGATAAGAATTTTTCAATTCAGGTCCTTTAAACTCATGACGTGTAATATTGTAACGCAAACCTTTGGCGAGCGTCTGAAACTGCGTAGAACAATCCAACTCAAAAGTAGCTACATCACCAGCTTCATTTACCGATGTTACTACTTTGGCTTGTGCATTTACTGAAATATTAATTACCAAAAATGCCAAAATCAGGACAACTTTTTTCATATGTACTTCTATTTTAGACATATAAAAGTAAAAAAAATCGCCATGTTTCTGACGAAAATGGCGATTTAAATTATATTAAAAGGAAAATTATTTGTTCCCTTTTTCGAAATCAGCAACAAACTGAGCAAGTCCAATATCAGTTAATGGGTGTTTCAACAATCCGTAAATTGCAGAAAGAGGTCCAGTCATAACATCAGCACCAATTTTAGCACAGTTTACAATATGCATTGTATGACGCACAGAAGCCGCTAAAATTTGAGTTTCATAACCATAATTATCATATACCAATCTAATCTCTTCGATCAAATTCAATCCATCAGTCGAAACATCGTCTAAACGACCAATAAACGGAGAAACATAAGTAGCTCCAGCTTTTGCAGCCAATAAAGCCTGACCAACAGAAAATACAAGAGTTACATTAGTTTTAACTCCTTTATCCGAAAAATATTTTGCAGCCATAACACCTTCCTTAGTCATTGGCAATTTTACTACGATTTGCTCATGCAATTCAGCCAACTCCTCACCTTCCTTAATCATTCCATCATAATCAAGCGCATTTACTTCAGCACTTACATCACCTTCAACAAGATTACAGATGTCAACATAATGCTTCAAGATGTTATTTTTTCCAGTGATACCTTCTTTTGCCATCAAAGATGGGTTAGTTGTTACACCATCCAAAACACCTAAAGCTTGTGCTTCTTTAATTTGAGCTAAATTAGCTGTGTCAATAAAAAATTTCATAATTATATCTATTTAATTGTGTTCATATTTTGGGCGTGACCACAAGGGTCGGGCTTTCGGCTATATCTTTTGTTCCGTTTCTCTTCACAAAAGGATAACGCCTCTATCCCTCACGCAAATTTCGTGCAAAATTACAACTTATAATGATTCATTAACATTTTTTCGTATACTTTATCCGGAAGAGCACGTTTTAAAACAATCGAGAATTTTTGCATAAAAGCCCCAACCTTATAATGAACATTAGGCTTTTTTTCCTGCATTATTCTATAAACAAACTCAGCCATTTCATCTGGATTACTTCCTGCATCAACATGATCATTCATAGTTGCCAGCGTATCTCCATAAACTTTTTCGTAAGCAGAACCATTTATAACAGGCGCATGATAGCGACCTGAAGCAATATTAGTTGCAAAATCACCCGGCGCTACATTCGTAATCTCAATTCCAAAAGATTTAACTTCCATACGCAAAGCCTCAGTAATTAATTCTAAAGCTCCTTTTGATGCCGAATAAACGCTACGATATGGCAACCCCATATAACCGGCAATTGAAGTAATATTAATAATCAAACCCGATTTTTGTTCACGCATTTGTGGCAAAACAGCTTTCATAACTTCAATTGGACCAAAAAAGTTAGTCTCAAAATTGTTCTTGATTTCTTCCATCGGAATTTCTTCTAACGGACCAGTAATACCAACACCTGCATTATTAATTACAACATCTAATCTTCCTGAAGTTGCAATAATATTAGCCACAGCCGTTTTTATTGATTCCGCATTTCGAACATCTAAGGCTACAAGTGGAAAAATAGAATTCAGTACTTTTTCAGGATTTCTGCTCGTTCCGTAAACAACGAAACCTTTTTTGTGTAAAAATTCACCAATTGATTTTCCAATTCCTGAAGATCCTCCTGTAATTAAAACAACTTTGCTCATTTAGGTAAGTTTTGAGTTATAAGTTATGAGTTGATGTTTTGGGATAAAACTTTTAACCTCTAACATTTAACTTCTAACTTTATGAAAGGTCCAAAAATAAAAAAATCCTCCATAAGGAAG
The sequence above is drawn from the uncultured Flavobacterium sp. genome and encodes:
- a CDS encoding SusC/RagA family TonB-linked outer membrane protein, which gives rise to MKKIFLIFMIVFTAQVSLAQVKNVKGVITDSDGMPLPGASVAVQGGQKGTTTDFDGLYTIEVQKGQTLVFSYVGLETQSIVVGDAATINVKMQQAASNALSEVVVTSLGIKKTRKSLTYAAQELKGEELTRVKDANVINTIAGKIAGVAVTKSAGGTGGSTKVLIRGNSSVSNSQPLYVIDGIPMLNSGSGQPNDTFGSLAGGNRDGGDVISLVNPDDYEGMTVLKGAAASVLYGSQGANGVILLSSKKSKEGKANITASSVTTFETAAYLPKFQTDYIAAKGADESWGAKQSSHDHVKDFFNTGTTQITSVGYSIGSENSSTGFSYANTSATGITPGNSLKKNNFGIRQTAKFLNNKLTFGANANYTSQTIANKPVNGFYFNPLTSVYLMPRGNDFNYYKDNYEVFDPTRNLMAQNWMTNRDIMQNPYWAINRNKSEDKNDFFNGALSLSYKANNWLTIASRYSYNRITSIFDKRIFATTQGTLSNANGRYINENSLSTQRYADLIATINTKIGSDFTFNANVGTSITNTLTNQKTILDSGISAGLVYANWFTLANFVNNANNYQTIDSRREVQSVFAATTFGYKDMLFLDLAGRNDWSSTLANTGTSSYFYPSVGVTALISEMATMPEWINFGKVRGTYAQVGNDIFPFISTPTYYFRPGFTDPKPNAGPKTGTTLKPELKSEFEFGTEWRMFNNRLGFEVSYYSSETKNQYLQVVAPVGNQEGVDLYGFNAGSIENKGFEVVLNAGIIRGDKFSWDSSINFSQNKNKVKELPDNIGSRVNLTEAGVNSYRYALIEGRPYGVIEGINFKKDAQGRILLNDDGTFQKTGFEEVGNSNPNFMLGFSNTFKFGAFFANVLLDGRFGGDVMSLTQAQNDSFGVSKATGDARNAGGVTINAVKPDGTAVTTMDAKSYYTQVGGRAGITGEYVYSATNVSVREVSVGYNFNPKTIPFINTASISLIARNLFFIYKDAPFDPNIALSTGQGLQGVDIYGLPSTRSIGLNLNVTF
- a CDS encoding histidine kinase — translated: MSEIRKLKFDIKLQNHIWFWGVYFILNFLRWGAYFNDYRYAFKSNLIEFSLVIPLVYFNLFVLVPKYVLKQQYIKYTVYLLASLFVLYLLKTALTYYIISENIWPEANREYHPFEINHIVAVCIGELYVLAMASSVYLTLTWLRERERNRSLRENQFKIKLKYLENQIQPHFFFNTLNNLYALSLESSDKVPDVIIKLSNLMEYVLYDVKGTRFVPLIKEIDYIQNYIEIEKLRFENVEVTINLESNIDDIVVPPLIFISLVENAFKHGSLNNPNLKIKINCKVIDNKMLDFEILNNFVISQNLNLKGGIGLVNTKKRLKLIYKNNFSLKHNTKFNYYIIRLQIPINDED
- a CDS encoding LytTR family DNA-binding domain-containing protein, which codes for MKIKCVLIDDEPLAIKVLQNYFANFTDFEVIGTFNNSLEALDFINSTSVDAVFLDINMPMMTGFELISLIESKTKVIITTAFREFAAESYDLDVLDYLVKPIPLPRFIKCINKITTEFNLKNNIKVETTKGDSHIFIKVDKKMMKINIEEILFVEGMKEYIKVVTPDKTYITHKSLTSLSEELPADRFLRIHKSYVIALNKVKSIEGNRIQIQSYTIPIGRNYSKEVKNKILE
- a CDS encoding MFS transporter, which codes for MSSENVQTKWGQFISLIIVFFFWGFVGSANDILIPVFKKVFTLSQVQSQLVAWAFYVSYFVGSIIFFLVSLKMDILQRFGYKKTLSAGLVLSAFGSFLFVPAATMESFPFFLTALFTVGLGFSIQQIVANPLAIKMGSPQTGAHRLTLAGGINSFGTTIGAILLGIALFGMGDDKKTSLSLEDIKLPFIILGLAFIIVAIFMNFSKIEDPVKEEEAIIKHPHQKFNILDYPQLYLGMLGIFIYVGTEVTIISNLPALLKTSEFGSVLEDSIAPFISLYWGSLMIGRWNGGVNVFNTSNLVNRLLKFIVPAIAFGVIIGANKFAAHDVSSFYIYPIWILLFIAVSFVGGKNAGKTLMLFGASGLIMMLAGLVCPDPQIAKFFFISGGLFLSIMWPSIFDLAIAGLGKNTGKASSFLIMMILGGGVIPLVQGSICDIDLTSPNGIFGITWTHFSYIVPLIGFAYLGFYGFYCPKILKRQGISHVEGSGGGH
- the fsa gene encoding fructose-6-phosphate aldolase translates to MKFFIDTANLAQIKEAQALGVLDGVTTNPSLMAKEGITGKNNILKHYVDICNLVEGDVSAEVNALDYDGMIKEGEELAELHEQIVVKLPMTKEGVMAAKYFSDKGVKTNVTLVFSVGQALLAAKAGATYVSPFIGRLDDVSTDGLNLIEEIRLVYDNYGYETQILAASVRHTMHIVNCAKIGADVMTGPLSAIYGLLKHPLTDIGLAQFVADFEKGNK
- a CDS encoding SDR family oxidoreductase, encoding MSKVVLITGGSSGIGKSIGEFLHKKGFVVYGTSRNPEKVLNSIFPLVALDVRNAESIKTAVANIIATSGRLDVVINNAGVGITGPLEEIPMEEIKNNFETNFFGPIEVMKAVLPQMREQKSGLIINITSIAGYMGLPYRSVYSASKGALELITEALRMEVKSFGIEITNVAPGDFATNIASGRYHAPVINGSAYEKVYGDTLATMNDHVDAGSNPDEMAEFVYRIMQEKKPNVHYKVGAFMQKFSIVLKRALPDKVYEKMLMNHYKL